The Mangrovimonas cancribranchiae nucleotide sequence AAAATAAAAGAGGTGAAAAAGACCGATAGCATGACAGACAATCAGTTAAAAGCTTTGGTAAGAGACTATTTTAAGTCTAATTAATATAAATAAGGTGTCGTTGACCCCCTATTTGTTTTAACCTCTTTTTTAATGTAATATGGGATTAGAAAATTTTGATATTATAAAATCATCAGGTGAAAAAGTTAGATTTTCATTAGATAAGTTACGGGCTTCACTAAAACCTACAGGAGCCGATGCGCATACTATAAACCAAATTTTAGACAAAGTAGGCGAGGAGTTATACCAAGGTATTTCAACAAAAGAAATTTATAATAGAGCATTTGCGCTCTTAAAAAAAGAGAAAAGTCATTTTGCATCTAAGTACAAATTAAAAAAAGCCATTTACGAGTTAGGACCAACAGGGTTTCCTTTTGAACGGTTTGTTAGTGCTATTTTACAATATTCTGGCTATAAAACTCAAGTTGGTAAAATAATACAAGGCCAATGTGTTAAACACGAAATAGATATTGTTGCTTACAAAAACAATAAAACAACTATTATAGAATGTAAATTCCATAGTGATCGTGGTTTAAACTGTAATGTTAAAATTCCTCTATATATAAACTCTCGTTATCAAGATGTAAAATCAAATTGGTATAAACATGCCAAAAAAACAACGCAGCTAACAAAAGGTTGGGTGGTAACCAACACACGATTTACAGAAGATGCGTTACAGTATGGCAAGTGTTGTGGGTTGCAATTAATGAGTTGGAATTATCCCAAAAACGATAGTTTAAAAGATAGGATAGATCGGTTAGGACTTTATCCAATAACCGTATCAACATTACTTACCAATAGAGAAAAGCAGTTTTTATTAAGTCGCGATGTGGTGCTTTGTAGAGAATTAATAAATGACAGGTTTTATTTAGATCATTTAGGTGTTTCTGAGGGAAGGAAAGACAAAATTTTAAATGAAATAATGCAACTATGCGCTGTTTAAAATAATTAGTTATGGAAAACTTTGTTAGAATTAACTTTTTAGGCGCCTCTGGTGTTGTTACAGGATCGAAGTTTCTTTTAGAAACATCGGAGCAAAACATCATGATAGATTGTGGGATGTTTCAAGGTCTAAAAGCCCTTAGAGAACTTAATTGGGAAAACTTGCCTATTCATGTCGCATCTATAGATGTTGTTTTGCTTACACATGGTCATTTAGATCATGTAGGTTATTTACCACGACTAGTTAAACAAGGGTTTCAAGGAAAAATTATAGGA carries:
- a CDS encoding ATPase, which encodes MGLENFDIIKSSGEKVRFSLDKLRASLKPTGADAHTINQILDKVGEELYQGISTKEIYNRAFALLKKEKSHFASKYKLKKAIYELGPTGFPFERFVSAILQYSGYKTQVGKIIQGQCVKHEIDIVAYKNNKTTIIECKFHSDRGLNCNVKIPLYINSRYQDVKSNWYKHAKKTTQLTKGWVVTNTRFTEDALQYGKCCGLQLMSWNYPKNDSLKDRIDRLGLYPITVSTLLTNREKQFLLSRDVVLCRELINDRFYLDHLGVSEGRKDKILNEIMQLCAV